A single region of the Melopsittacus undulatus isolate bMelUnd1 chromosome 10, bMelUnd1.mat.Z, whole genome shotgun sequence genome encodes:
- the BIRC7 gene encoding baculoviral IAP repeat-containing protein 7 produces MAPVSAPPLAYTQPGPVSSHAPGAAPPGALPAAASEAAARDGAGAFNSNGVSKYLQRFSLNKNMGDRKPAKEPEPRTTCHLFKWSMRNEARRLRTFRQWPADSPVSPQDLARAGFYYLGPGDEVRCFCCSGILKDWVPGDCPVAEHRKYFPSCKFIRGEPVGNQGMPPHPQEAADAVDGQVVSVLQGVNSEEAAVPRAPENPAMVAEETRLLTFQGCPLYPNVNYQALARAGFFYTGQRGILKCFHCNGSVRICQLEADPWREHAKRFPRCEFLLQSRGREFVSSVQESLSNTQVPVS; encoded by the exons ATGGCACCGGTCTCCGCTCCTCCTCTCGCCTACACCCAACCGGGCCCCGTCTCCTCACATGCCCCCGGGGCCGCGCCACCCGGAGCCTTGCCCGCCGCCGCCTCCGAGGCCGCAGCGAGGGACGGAGCCGGAGCCTTCAACTCCAATGGC GTATCAAAATACCTGCAGAGATTTAGTTTG AACAAGAACATGGGGGACAGGAAACCAGCAAAGGAGCCAGAGCCCAGGACTACTTGCCATCTGTTTAAATGGAGCATGAGGAATGAAGCAAGAAGACTGAGAACTTTTCGGCAGTGGCCAGCAGACTCACCTGTATCCCCTCAAGATCTGGCCAGGGCTGGCTTTTACTATCTTGGTCCAGGAGATGAAGTACGGTGTTTCTGCTGTAGTGGTATCCTGAAGGACTGGGTACCTGGCGATTGCCCAGTAGCAGAGCACCGGAAGTACTTCCCTTCCTGTAAATTCATTCGTGGTGAGCCTGTTGGGAACCAAGGGATGCCTCCTCATCCTCAGGAAGCTGCTGACGCTGTGGATGGGCAGGTTGTCAGCGTTTTGCAGGGGGTGAACAGTGAGGAGGCGGCCGTGCCCCGTGCACCAGAAAACCCAGCAATGGTAGCAGAGGAGACAAGACTATTGACATTTCAGGGCTGCCCACTATACCCTAACGTGAATTATCAGGCACTAGCTAGAGCAGGATTCTTCTACACAG GACAACGTGGTATACTGAAGTGCTTTCACTGTAATGGAAGTGTGAGGATCTGCCAGCTTGAGGCTGATCCTTGGCGGGAGCATGCCAAACGGTTTCCAAG GTGTGAATTCTTATTGCAGTCAAGGGGGAGAGAGTTTGTTAGCAGTGTTCAGGAGTCCCTCTCTAACACCCAAGTTCCAGTGAGTTAA